The sequence below is a genomic window from Gadus morhua chromosome 12, gadMor3.0, whole genome shotgun sequence.
CGCAGACGCTCCCGGCATCCTCCCAAGCGTGCAGCGGATGACACGAAGTAGTCATCCGCTGTAGTAGTGCGGCATTGCCATCAGTGCTTTCATTGACGGTTTTAGTCGCTATATTGTTTGGATGGAGGCCTACACCACAAACGATGACCCCAGGGTTATTGCCGACTACTTCGGACGTTGTGTGCACAGAGTGATCGTCGTAGCTGTCTGGCTGGAGAGAGCTGCTCTCCGGCATGTCCAGCGTGAAGCCGCCCCCTAggaaccccccgccccccgcggTGCAGCACCCCCGGGGCCCGGGCCCCGGCAGCGGCGAGCTGCAGTATCTGGAGCGGGTGGTCCTACGGACCCTCTGCCGGCACCAGTTCTCCTGGCCCTTCTGCGAGCCCGTCGACGCCGCCGCACTCAACCTCCCCGTGAGTCACCCCCATCCTAGTACCCTGGCCCTTCTGCGAGGCCGTCGACGCCGCCCGACTCAACCTCCCTGTGAGTCACCCCCCCCGGCCCTGGCTGCAAGGTCTGTTGATTGTTTCCGTCTGCTCCGGTGCGTGGTAGGATTACTACACCATCATCAGCAGCCCCATGGACCTGCGCACCATCAGGCAGCGGCTGCAGAACCAGTACTACTGGAACACCATGGAGTGTGTGCAGGACTTCAACGCTGTGTTCAACAACTGCTACATGTACAACAAGGTACCCCCTCTCTGTGCCGGGGCCGAAGCTTATCCCCGCTCAGGGACTCCCAAACAGGTTCATGCGCTCGAAGTGCCATGAACACAGAATTGTACCTCAGTAACTGAGGAGGTGGTGTATAGTCCTGGGCCGTCTCTAGGTCTAGTGGTGGCGGTATCCATGGCTACCTGACGGTTGTGTTCTGCCTAGCCCGGAGATGACATTGTGCTGATGGCCCAGACCCTGGAGAAGGTCTTCCTCGAGAAACTGGCCCTGATGCCCCAtgaagaggaggtagaggtggagaaggagaagaagcagGGCTCCGGTAGAACTCCTGGTAGACCTCCTGGTAGAGCAAGGAAGAGGAGCAGCACAGGTGGGACCTCACACCTAGAATCACGACGGGTAGAATCACGACGGGTAGAATCACGACGGGTAGAATCACGACGGGTAGAATCACGACGGGTAGAATCACGACGGGTAGAATCACGACGGGTAGAACCACGACGGGTAGAACCACGACGGGTAGAACCACGACAGCTGGATAGTTGGAACCCAACATCGATGGCTAGTAGAACCAGCGGCGTTAGTATAGTGAGGAAGGGTAAAGGTTCTGCATGTATACAGTGCTCTTCTAACCAGTAGGCCTGACACCATTCGCTCATGCCCGTGTTCAGAGCCTGGCGGTAGGTTCCCCAGGGGCCCTGAGCCCAGCGTGTCCCTTCTGCCCGCAGGAGCCCTGAAGCGCCGCGTCCCGGAGTCTGAGGTGGTCGTCCAGCAGACGCTGACCGTGATCCCGCCGGGCTCcgtgccccgccccctcccgccGGCcgcgccccgccccctcccgaaggccacaccccaccccctcccgccggccacgccccgccccctcccgccGACCGCGCTGCCCAAACACGCTCAGTCCGCGGTGAGTAGCGTTGCTTTTTCACCCTTTGAGGTGAGCTCCTGAATCtgccctccagctcctcctttaGACGCCGCCCCTCTTAACCCCCCCTCCAGAGTAAAGCCCTCCAGGACAGGAAGGGCGTCAAGAGGAAAGCCGACACCACCACCGTCGCCCCCCCGCGCCTGACCGTCGCCCCTCCGTGCCTGACCGTCGCCCCCGGCAACCCGTCGTCGCGTGGGAGGACGGCGTCCCCTCCGACCTCGACGACGGCCCCGGGCTGCGGCGGCGGAACTCCGCCGGggcgcgggggcggggccaagagGCCCATCAGGCCGCCCAGCAGGGAGGTCCCGGACTGGacggcgggggggcggcgggccCGGCTGCCGTCGCCGCTGCGGTGCTGCGGCgagctgctgaaggagctgatgtcCCGCCGCCACGCCGCCTACGCCTGGCCCTTCTACACGCCCGTGGACGTGGACGCCCTTGGCCTCCACGACTACCACCGCATCGTCACGCAGCCCATGGACCTCGGCACCATCAAGGTCTCCCCGCAGTACTGGTTTACCTAGCGCCATACTGGCCTGGTTATCTAATGCTGTACGGGTGTGTGTACTGGTTTATCTAACGCCCTACGTGGTCTTTCATCGTTTCATTCATCCGTTTTCTTTTAATTTACCAGATGTCACGATGTTTGGTTTACTAACGCCTAAACGCTGAACCCACGACTTCTTCACTCCACAAAACGCATCTGGGATCTAGTGGGCGCGATGTGACTGAGGCCCCTTGTGTTACAGAAGAAGATGGCCAGCCGGGAGTACAGCGCCCCCAAGCAGTTTGCTGCCGACTTGCGCCTCATGTTCTCCAACTGCTACAAGTACAACCCCCCCGCCCACGAGGTGGTGCAGATGGCCCGCAGGCTGcaggtacacccccccccccctacggcCCCAACAAATGGGGATGGTTGGTTGCTGCTCCAGTGTCGCCGGCTGGTTTGTGGTTTCTCAagtgtcccccccctcctcccacaggACGTGTTTGAGGCGCAGTTCTCAAAGATGCCCAAGGAGGAGAGCATGCTGCCCTCCGACCAGGCCGTCATCAAGGacaacggaggaggaggaggaggaggaggaggagactgcaAGGTGGAGCAcgtctccagcagcagctcctcctcctcctcctcctcttcatcgtcaCAGAGctcagaggatgaagaggaagaagagaaggaggcggTGATGGTCCCCAGTCTGGCCATCCTGGAGGAACAGGTATGTTGCCGTGACGATGGACCACACGTTCTATACCGGAGACTTCTCACCATCTTCTTCAGGGTGTACTAAATGATTCGGGTGAGGTTACAGTAAGCTATGGTGGTGGCTGTCTGATCCCAGTCCTCTTCAGAACCTTTTTAAACGGTGACCAACGTTGATCACGAGGGCAGGTCTCACTAGCGATGACGGAGATAGACCGTAAAACGGAGGtgtcctgactcctcctcttcctgtccagCTGAAGGCCATGAGAGACCAGCTGCAGCTCTTCGCCCAGACGCCCCTGAAGACCAAGAAGACGTCGACAcgcgagaaggagaaggagaagaacaagTCCTCCAGGACCAAGGTCAAAGTTCAGAGGAGCAGCGGTGCCAAGGGGTCCGGTCTGTACGTGAGCCCCCCCCGATTCACAAACGGCCTCTGTTGCATTTGATCCGCTCAAGGACTTGCATTTAACAGTGTGCCTCACATTCCTGTCCTGCAGGCATTGTGTTTGACAGATGTTCTCTCAGTGCTTAATCCTTTTCCTGTTCATAAAGTACCCATATGTAATAGTGCGGTTGTTATGACGCGTGTTCCGTCTGTAGGCGTGGCAACCAACCGCAGCGCCTGGCCCCAGGGGAGGAGGCGGTCCCCGTGGCGACGGTGCCCTATGAGGAGAAGCGGCAGCTGAGCCTGGACATCAACCGGCTGCCGGGGCAGCGGCTGGGCCGGCTGGTGGACCTCGTCCGGCGCCACGAGCCGCACCTGAGGGCCTGTGGCCGGCGGGAGATCGAGATCGACATCGAGACGCTGGCGCCCGCCACGCTGCGCACGCTGCAGGCCTTTGTCGCCCGCTGCCTCCGCAAGCACGACGCCAAGACCGCCGCTCCCAGTGAgtcgccccctccccccgggtGGTCCGCTCACTAACCCACCCCCCCGGCCCCTGTCTCGCCCAAATAAGAGAACCAACTAGAGGCCGTCTGCAAAACGACAGCCAAGCCTCGTGTTGGAACTGTACCTCCTAGACCCACGTGGACGGCATGGCATCATGGTTGATCTCTTGACCACTGCTCTTGCCATTATAGTGCGTCTGGTTTTTGCCCTGGTAGCCGTGGTTGCCCTGGTAACCGTGGATATTTGGTGTCTCCCTGCAGCCAGGCCGGTGAAGCCCGAGGGCCCCACGCCGCCGCCGGCGGTGCCCCACACCGCGCCAGAGGAGCAGCGCTCGGCCaccaagaagaagaggaagcggACAGGTAACTGTGACATCACGAccacctcagccaatcagaagagaCTGGAGAGAGTCCCCATTATCTACATGAGCGCGTGTTAAGCATGGACAAGAGTACCTCTAACGTTGGCATTGCGGTCATCGGTTAGTCTAGAAGTCTAGATGTCTTTTTCCTGTGTTTATGTATTGAAACTTAAATAATTGCAGACGTGGAATGATATTTAATGAACAATTGAATAACAATATGGAAATGTGTGTCTCAGATCCTCTGGAACTCAGCCAGTCGGCCCGGTTCTCTGGGAGCAGCAACGccacctgcttctcctcctcttcctcctcctcctcttcctccagcagctgtggctccagctcctctttgGAGGGAACTGACACAGAATCAGGTTAGAGACCGATGGTCCCTACAGCTACACACTTCCAGTACCACCACCTCCTATTCCCCACCACCGAGACTAGCTCTGGGtggtgtatggggggggggggtagactgGCTCTGAGCCGTGGGGGCAGACTGATGACTGTTGCTTTGTGTTTCCTCAGTGCCAAAACCCAAGCAGCGGAGCGCTAAAGGCAGCTCCCGGAAGGCGCAGAAGAAGGTAGGACCTGCTTCAATGAGCTCATGATGTTACTGTCTCCCCCTGGTCCAATCCCGTGTCTCCCCCTGGTCCAATCCCGTGTCTCCCCCTGGTCCAATCCCGTGTCTCCCCCTGGTCCAATCCCGTGTCTCCCCCTGGTCCAATCCCGTGTCTCCCCCGGTCCAGGCCTCGCTGAAGGTGGCTGCTCCGAGGAAGACGCCCTCCGGGACCAGAGACCTCCTGAAGGCCTCCCTGAAGAGCTACCGCTCTGTCCTGCGACGCCCGCCCACGCAGCCAATGAGAACCCAGTCTATCAGAGCTCACCccaagcagccaatcagagctcagccaatcagagctcaccccctgcagccaatcagagctcaCCCCCTGCAGCCAATCGGAAGCCTGTCTTCTGAGCCAATCGGAAGCCTGTCTTCTGAGCCAATCGGAAGCCAGCCACCTCGGCCAATCGGAAGCCTGTCTTTGATGCCATTGGGAAGCACGGGTGCTCATCCCAAAATAAGTCAGTCTTATGAgcacctgtccctctctccaggTAATGTCTGGCCGTTGTTCTTGCTCTGTTCTAGAGGCCTGGCCTAATAAGACCATGGGTTACTAGAAAGTGAATGAGGTGTTTCATGCTTTGTCGTTCTTCTTGTTGACTTTGTTTCCCCAGACCTGTCTGCGCTCCTGTCCCCCCTGGCGTCCCCGGCTCTGGGTCTGGACCCCGTCTCTCCCCGACCAGAGGCATGTATCTAGAGGTTCACACCTCGTGTGAGGTCCTGCCTGATGCCTCGGTGCTCCTTCACTGTGACGCTGCTTTACCCTCAGTCAGATGTGTGGCTCAGAGGGGCTCTCCGCTGCTGTCGTACGTCTGTGTGCAGCCCAATGTTTACCCTCTGCTGCCAGTCAAATGTGTGGCTCAGAGGGCTCACCGCTGCTGTCGTACGTATGTGTGCAGCCCAATGTTTCCAGAGAAACGTACTTCCTGGAAAACGGGGTGTGTTCCATTACCGTGTTGTGGGTTCTAACCGTCCTGCCGTTGTGTCCTCAGCCCCCTCCTCTGCTGTCCCCGCTCcaggacagccccccccccatggcaCGCCTCAGGCAGGCCGGTAGGTGCTGGCCCCCTGCAGCTAGACCGGGGGGGTCTTCCTCAGAGCCCTGACACACCAAACCCACGTCTAACGCCTCGCTGCCACCCAGCGGTACGGGGCGGCTCGGAGCGGGACAGCCCGGTTACGCTCAATCTGTCGTGTTCCCACCGCCGACGGTAACCTTACGGTAGGGCGGGGGCTAAGCCTGATAGTGATGGCCGCGGCAGCTACCCAAGCATCGTGGCACCATAACAGCCGAcgcagtgtagcctgctaataaatctgATGAAACGGAAGAATGTAACACAATGAACAAAGGGCGACAATctaggacgtccaagaaggacggcggccttcaataaacaaagctttcgccgttgccagaaataccttgcgggtactgtttgtttttatccccctgtcgcatggaagtgacgattctgtcggcCAATCGACGGACGGCGTGGGTAGCTCCACCTTTTCGGCACCCAATCAGACGGCATGGTACGGTGGCGTACTGTCAGACTAGCGGTTGGCGGTGGAAATAGAAGATAACCGTGCCGCACGGACCCTCGCCGTCCCAAACCCCGCCCCTGGCAGTCATAGCCACGCCCCCTCGGAATCGTGTGTCAGGGCCTGACGGAGACCTtgattgacctttgacccctcttACACCTGGCTCAGCACAAAATGGGTGACGTTTGTAACCGTGTGTTGCAGACTCCAGACGCGACTCGGGGTCCGACGGCGtgccccctggctcctcccccccgggCGGGAAGCCCCGCCCAGCCAGAAAGGTTCCTGCTTTGTATTTCTTAGTGTACAACGTTGTTTTTCTACCAGCAGGTGTTGTGATTATCAGCGGACAAATCGTAGTCATGGCAATCCCCCTTAACGACCAACGggacctctcattggctggttGTTCCCAGGAGGCGGTGCTGAAGAACGTGGAGCTGTGGGCCGCTCTGGTGCGGCGGGCGGCGGGGCCCGGGCCGGGGGCCCCCGGCGCCCGGTCCTCCAGGGACAGCTTCCAGAAGTTCAGGAGGGCGGCGCTGCAGaaggaggagcgggagaaggCCCTCAGGTAGCGCCCGCTGACCGGGGGGGGCCCCGCTGACCGGGGGTGGCCCGCGGCGCGTCGGAGCGCTCGGCGGGTTAACGTGGTCTTAACCTCGGGGAGCCATCAGTGAGCGGCCGAGGGAACGCCTGTGGTTCAGAGCGTGATGCGGAGGACGCCTCTTGATCAGGGATACGTGTCACCTACCTACGATCAATCACCGTCCAGACGGCCGATAGAGAGTCCCGTTCATCGTCATGGTTATCTTCAAATGCCTTCAGAGCAGCGGTTGTTACCGTGCGTTCAGACTAGCAATTGTGTTGTTAGCGTACCCTCAGACTAGCGGTTGTCTTAGCGTACCCTCAGACTAGCGGTTGTCTTAGCGTACCCTCAGACTAGCGGTTGTCTTAGCGTACACTCAGACTAGCGGTTGTCTTAGCGTACCCTCAGACTAGCGGTTGTCTTAGCGTACCCTCAGACTAGCGGTTGTCTTAGCGTACCCTCAGACTAGTGGTTGTCTTAGCGTACCCTCAGACTAGTGGTTGTCTTAGCGTACCCTCAGACTAGCGGTTGTCTTAGCGTACCCTCAGACTAGTGGTTGTCTTAGCGTACCCTCAGACTAGCGGTTGTCTTAGCGTACCCTCAGACTAGCGGTTGTCTTAGCGTACCCTCAGACTAGCGGTTGTCTTAGCGTACCCTCAGACTAGTGGTTGCTACCGTAACTTCGGACTAGCGGTTGTGTTGTCATACGTTCAGAGCTGCGGTTGTGTTGTCATACGTTCAGAGCTGCGGTTGTGTTGTCATACGTTCAGACCTGCGGTTGTGTTGTCATACGTTCAGACCTGCGGTTGTGTTGTCATACGTTCAGACCTGCGGTTGTGTTGTCATACGTTCAGACCTGCGGTTGTGTTGTCATACCTTCAGACCTGCGGTTGTGTTGTCATACCTTCAGACCTGCGGTTGTGTTGTCATACCTTCAGACCTGCGGTTGTGTTGTCATACCTTCAGACCTGCGGTTGTGTTGTCATACCTTCAGACCTGCGGTTGTGTTGTCATACGTTCAGACCTGCGGTTGTGTTGTCATACCTTCAGACCTGCGGTTGTGTTGTCATACGTTCAGACCTGCGGTTGTGTTGTCATACCTTCagactagggatcgaccgatacggattttttagggccgatacgataccgatattttttcatcagccttagccgatacgccgatacggcgataccgatatttagagccgatactacttttttttttttttttgctccctcaatcataaaaatgacactgataacaaatgttacaagtctcaattaaaaaaaaggaacatttattgaacttcaatataaaaaactatatttaacaaatagtaaaaacaggtgaggtagaacaagtaaaaaaaaaaaaaaaaaaaaaatcggcgaaaatcggccgcgtatcggccgataccgatacacgtaaaaaaacgcgaatatcggccgataatatcggccgaccgatatatcggtcgatccctacttcAGACCTGCGGTTGTGGTGTCATACGTTCAGACCTGCGGTTGTGTTGTCATACGTTCAGACCTGCGGTTGTGTTGTCATACGTTCAGACCTGCGGTTGTGTTGTCATACGTTCAGACCTGCGGTTGTGTTGTCATACCTTCAGACCTGCGGTTGTGTTGTCATACGTTCAGACCTGCGGTTGTGTTGTCATACGTTCAGACCTGCGGTTGTGTTTTACCGTAAAAGGCCGCCGGAGTCGCCCGTGTCTCCTTTCTCGCTGGACTCCATCTTGGACCCTCCCAAACTGTCGGACTCAGCTGTGATGGAGTCTCCAGCACCGACGGCAACGCAGCAGGTGGCGGCCGCGGCTCATCTGGACCAGGAGCGGGAGATGGCTcgcaggaaggagcaggagagacgCAGACGACAGGCGGTATGTCACTTCCTACTTCAACACATCATATATTGTTTCTTACATTACTCACTATGTATCGTCTTCATTCACGACATGTAAACATAACCAGACTACAATAGGGTACACGTTGGCTGTGTCTCAATgcaggggacgcatccttcgaaggacgcggtctatgAAGGTGTGTCCTCTTGGACCGTGAAGGCCGGACCGAAGGCCGAACGAACGATTTTAAATGAGACGGTCTGGCCTACGGAGCACTTGAAGTCTGCGTAACGAGCCGTTAACACCCTTTACCTCGCGTGACGTCGCGccgctcctgtcacctagcaaccctgacagctgcgGTTCAAACCATGGACATGTTATAGAAACCAGACGACTGAGGAGAAATATGGAGCCAATATTATAAAATACAACGTTAATTAGTTTAACGTTATATGGCTCGTGTTAATGTCATTGAACTTTGGCAATAGGTTACAAACACGCCGCTGTGACGCAAGCGGTCTTTAAACGCAGCCTTCGAAGGATCCCCCGAATTgagacgctgtgtgtgtgtgtgtgtgtatgtatgtatgtatgtatgcatgtagctGAACACTCATTCCAGCTGTGACCAAATGGGAACGCACAAATCTGTCAGACCTGAAGAGGTCCTTATGCCTTTTCCAAGGTAAAAGTCCTGATTCCCTAAAGCCGTTTTCCACAGTAAAAGCCCTGATGCGTCATGTATTTTTCACTGTAAAGTTCCTGATGATGTGCTTCCTGTCCCTTCCAGATCATCGACATGACGATGCAGAGCGACATCATGTCAACTTTCGAGAAGAACCTGGATTAAAGCGAGCGTTAAACTTCACATTAAAGAGTTGTGTTCTCTCTGAGTGGATTTCTAGGAGGAACCTTTCATCTCAGTTGGCTTTACGCCAAGAGGAGTCCGGATGAAAGTTTATAAGGTTTCTCGTCAGCGTGACGGTTCTGATGTCCGCTGGCCTGTGATTGGACGGCCATGCGTCCTGCCCCCGGCCCTCAGTTTGTTTCCTGGTTTGTTGTGACCTTGGTCCCTGTGTGACTCACGATTTGTTCTGTTGAAAGGCTAAACAGAGGAGGGCGAGCAGAAATGTGCGCTATCATTTACTGTCCTCAAATCTTGTTtttgtaaagaaaaaaataagactATCCGAGAGCCTATTTTTGTTGTATTAAGAGTCCTTTTGTTCGTCTAACAAGGTTTAGTTCTTGTAAAGAATTGAAAAGCTGTAAATTAAATATACCTATGTTGATCAACATTTCCTAAAGCACAATGTTCCATTATTTTCGTTTGTTTAGTAGTATATTTTATCCAGATCGGTAGTCTGGAGACATTCATTTTAAGAGATGACCACCATGAAGGTGGCTTTGAGAACGCTGTGACCTTTGTTTGAATTTCAAACCTTTACTGCAGATGatggataataataaaatcTGATTATGAAGTCAAACGGATCCCAAATCAGCAATGTAAGGAACCGGCGATGATCTGTAAGTATTAGGGCTCGACGCTGGCAGCACACGCGTGTTTATTACCAATCCATTACCTCCACGCTCCCTCACAGAGTAGCTGATATTTCATCAACCACATCAAACTACAGAAAAGGATCAGGGCCAAATGTGATACTTAATTTGGAGTTCTGAATTTAAACTCAGAATTCTTGGATAAAAATAAGAATTTTCGTAAACTACCTGTAAGGAACCAAGGGAGTCACATTGACGTACGTGACGGGAACCATATACTGGGCTGTGGAAGATAAGGATAAAGGCCACATCTGCATTTTATGTCAGGTCTGAGATTGAAGTCTgcattctgactttaatctcagaattcacAAAATCACATGTGGTCCTAATCCTCTACCTTAGAAAACGAGTCATTTTTTTGTGAatttaaaaatagaaataatagTATTTCAAATCGATATATCAATCCCAAATTATTTAAAAACGACGATACATTTCACATCTCAGCCTGCAGAGGGTGCTGCCGCAGCCTCAGCTCCTACGTGTTCATATTTACTGAGTAGCTGCGATGAACGCGTCTGATAAATGAGCCAATAGTAAGACATGAGGCCGATTATAAAGCCATGTATTAGAGGCTATTTCCCGGTCCTATAGACATGTATGAACACAATATTCTGTCAACCCCTGAAACCCCTCCACCATGGAGGCTGAATCTAAATCAGTCAAATCATACTTATGGTTTAATTTCATTAAGTGATGTAACTTAAGACACAAACAGAGCTGAAGTGGACTCTCGCTGTTACCAAGCCGACCAGAGGGTTCCCAACCTGCCTTGAGTTACACTAATTAGCTCACCTTCCGCGGATCAAGTGCAGCGTGGTTTTCTTCATTGGTTAATTGCAGTCTGGTCGAGTTCAGTTCAGAGGGAACCGGACGGCGCGCTGGTGGCCGCCCAAGTCTGGCAACGTAATGTTGTGTTCATGAAACCAAAACGGAGAAAAAAACGGAGCGTTTCACCTGAACCTGAAGTGAGTCGAAATGTCCCTGGGCGACAGTCCTACTCATTAGTGTTTAAATAATCATTTGGGttcttttttggttgtttttaagCCTATCATAAAGTTAAAAACGTGACGGTATCTCTATTGACGGACTTGATATAACTTGCCGTGGTTCCCCGTCGGCCACAAACCATCTCAGCCTTTCTGATGGACcgcaagcgtgtgtgtatgggtgtgtgtgcccttCAAGGTGTATCGTGGAGGTTAAACTGCGGTTCTGTGAGTATCCGAATTCAACCATGAAGAAGAGACTGCGAACTGTAAGTCATTAGTCTCATTCTCGGGCACGTTGGTGTATCTGGTCTTCCTGGCTGAGTTAACCCGTTAGGTGAAGGTTGGTCTGAGTAGTCAGGATGTTTCTTTGGAGCTACTAAAGTGTTATGCATCTATGTCACAGGAGTGTTGCTTTACTGGTGAGGGTGTGGCCTGAGTGGGCAGAGGTGCATGCTTGGATACAGCGTTGTCTGatgtctacaggtctgtagacacgccccctcaggagAACCGAGTGTTTCTGAATCTGTTGTGACGTCAGTTACACGGACTAGCGTGTCCTTTAAGACGGggacagggattcagaaggagagaCTCCAGGGGGGAGAAGTGAGGGCTCTTCGCCTCAACGACTAGAACTCTACTTTGGTCTGTCACCAGAGAGCCATAGAGCACACTCAAACGTTGTCCTCTGTGCATCGTGACGCCTCAGCCACAGTTACTCCACCTCCTCAGCTAGAGGAGAGCACAGCTCCAGTTCAGAAAAGGTCTTTGTTGGGGCCCTTCCAAGATGGTTTCTGATCTGAGGGGAGCCATCTCCCAGGTTCAGCTGGCTCCGCCCATCACTGTGCAGTTCAGCCTGAGAGGCTTCCATCTCGGGGGTTGGAGTGAACAAAACGCCGTCCACAGAGAGCTTCCACCTGGTCCAGCAGAGTCCTCAGCCTGCTGACGATGGagcatcctgctcctcaagagctaTGGCCCACCACTGGGTCGTCTCCTGAATAGATGAccttctcctcatctctctcctagAGTCCTGTCCTGAAGCTCAATAAAGCTGCACTGTTTCCATCTGTCAAGGCTCCTCATTCAGGAAACAAAGACGCCACACATTAAATCACCCGGACACCTTTTGGAGACCCCTGCAAAATCCATGACCAATGTGGGCCTGGGTTCCACCTGGCCTGGGGTTCTACGCTTATGTGTGTTCCACCTGGCCTGGGGTTCTACGCGTATGTGGGTTCCACCTGGCCTGGGgttctccgtccgtccgtcctggGGTTCTATATGCAGTTTTTCCCCTATGATTGTACAggccaaaacataaaaaaaacaatataaataattgcGTTACATTGATGCGCGACCCATCGCTAACCGTCCCTTAAATCACCGGATTGAGAGCGCATTTATCTCAAACCCCAAAACTTAAACTAACGAGAGCGAGTCTCGCCGTCCTCTGCTCGGCTGCATTGGAAACAAACTCATCACGTCGCCCTGAAATATTAAGTCCACACGTTAATCGTTAATAGCCGCGATGCGACTATGCCGATGAAGTCTCCACTTTACAGGGCAGTGGAGACGAGCCGATGCTCCAACCTATCGCCAAAATATCCACGTATTTAGAGGTTTAATAGTTTTGAGGGATGTTATAATGACTGGGAGTGTTCCCTGTTCAATAACTAAAATGGTCGATCAGCCTTTTTCCGCTTTATTGGTGCGTACCACCAGGCCTGAAAACAATTATAGGGGAAgcactttgtgtgtctgtctgtctgactgactgactgactgactgactgactgactgggggATTAGAATCTTCAATGAAATCCAAACGGATTGACGGATACTGAGGAGTGCAGTGGACACCAAGAACCTGGAGCGGCGCGCTGGAACgagatccaacacactgggcaggaagacGAGAGTCTCGGATTGGAATCAAATCTAAAGACTGGACATAAACGGCgggttcagatcagtgacttcaaactcgGACTTCACCAATCGGGAACTCTAGAGGATGGACACCTGAAGGCATTCCACAGGGAGTCCGAAGTTGGATAACGGCCCAAATGGATGTTCAAGATGACCTTGAGGGCTATAGTGAggcggctcttcctacctggctggatggACGGTGAGCGCTGTGGATCGTGTCTTGTGTGCTCTCGCTCTCAGATGATTCTTCTCTGGCTGAACTGTATCGTTTCGTACCGGGCTAGCTTAACCTGGGAGAAGGGTTCacttaaatcagaaccaatcagggaacTATTCCAACAAGGGCACGCTTCTAGCAGAAGTTCTACCCTTCTT
It includes:
- the brdt gene encoding bromodomain testis-specific protein, whose product is MSSVKPPPRNPPPPAVQHPRGPGPGSGELQYLERVVLRTLCRHQFSWPFCEPVDAAALNLPDYYTIISSPMDLRTIRQRLQNQYYWNTMECVQDFNAVFNNCYMYNKPGDDIVLMAQTLEKVFLEKLALMPHEEEVEVEKEKKQGSGRTPGRPPGRARKRSSTGALKRRVPESEVVVQQTLTVIPPGSVPRPLPPAAPRPLPKATPHPLPPATPRPLPPTALPKHAQSASKALQDRKGVKRKADTTTVAPPRLTVAPPCLTVAPGNPSSRGRTASPPTSTTAPGCGGGTPPGRGGGAKRPIRPPSREVPDWTAGGRRARLPSPLRCCGELLKELMSRRHAAYAWPFYTPVDVDALGLHDYHRIVTQPMDLGTIKKKMASREYSAPKQFAADLRLMFSNCYKYNPPAHEVVQMARRLQDVFEAQFSKMPKEESMLPSDQAVIKDNGGGGGGGGGDCKVEHVSSSSSSSSSSSSSSQSSEDEEEEEKEAVMVPSLAILEEQLKAMRDQLQLFAQTPLKTKKTSTREKEKEKNKSSRTKVKVQRSSGAKGSGLRGNQPQRLAPGEEAVPVATVPYEEKRQLSLDINRLPGQRLGRLVDLVRRHEPHLRACGRREIEIDIETLAPATLRTLQAFVARCLRKHDAKTAAPTRPVKPEGPTPPPAVPHTAPEEQRSATKKKRKRTDPLELSQSARFSGSSNATCFSSSSSSSSSSSSCGSSSSLEGTDTESVPKPKQRSAKGSSRKAQKKASLKVAAPRKTPSGTRDLLKASLKSYRSVLRRPPTQPMRTQSIRAHPKQPIRAQPIRAHPLQPIRAHPLQPIGSLSSEPIGSLSSEPIGSQPPRPIGSLSLMPLGSTGAHPKISQSYEHLSLSPDLSALLSPLASPALGLDPVSPRPEASQCLPSAASQMCGSEGSPLLSYVCVQPNVSRETYFLENGVCSITVLWVLTVLPLCPQPPPLLSPLQDSPPPMARLRQADSRRDSGSDGVPPGSSPPGGKPRPARKEAVLKNVELWAALVRRAAGPGPGAPGARSSRDSFQKFRRAALQKEEREKALRPPESPVSPFSLDSILDPPKLSDSAVMESPAPTATQQVAAAAHLDQEREMARRKEQERRRRQAIIDMTMQSDIMSTFEKNLD